The following coding sequences lie in one Osmerus mordax isolate fOsmMor3 chromosome 13, fOsmMor3.pri, whole genome shotgun sequence genomic window:
- the LOC136955136 gene encoding tubulin beta-4B chain has protein sequence MREIVHLQAGQCGNQIGAKFWEVISDEHGIDPTGTYHGDSDLQLERINVYYNEATGGKYVPRAVLVDLEPGTMDSVRSGPFGQIFRPDNFVFGQSGAGNNWAKGHYTEGAELVDSVLDVVRKEAESCDCLQGFQLTHSLGGGTGSGMGTLLISKIREEYPDRIMNTFSVVPSPKVSDTVVEPYNATLSVHQLVENTDETYCIDNEALYDICFRTLKLTTPTYGDLNHLVSATMSGVTTCLRFPGQLNADLRKLAVNMVPFPRLHFFMPGFAPLTSRGSQQYRALTVPELTQQMFDAKNMMAACDPRHGRYLTVAAIFRGRMSMKEVDEQMLNVQNKNSSYFVEWIPNNVKTAVCDIPPRGLKMAATFIGNSTAIQELFKRISEQFTAMFRRKAFLHWYTGEGMDEMEFTEAESNMNDLVSEYQQYQDATAEEDGEFEEEGDEELA, from the exons CCCACTGGGACCTACCACGGCGACAGCGACCTTCAACTGGAGAGAATTAACGTGTATTACAATGAAGCAACAG GAGGCAAGTATGTCCCCCGTGCAGTGTTGGTGGACTTGGAGCCTGGCACCATGGACTCTGTTAGATCTGGTCCATTTGGCCAGATCTTCAGACCAGACAACTTTGTCTTTG gtCAGAGTGGTGCAGGTAACAACTGGGCCAAGGGCCACTACACAGAGGGGGCTGAGCTGGTGGACTCAGTCCTGGATGTGGTGAGAAAGGAGGCTGAGAGCTGTGACTGCCTCCAGGGCTTTCAGCTCACCCACTCTCTGGGCGGGGGCACTGGTTCAGGCATGGGCACCCTGCTCATCAGCAAGATCCGCGAGGAGTACCCTGACCGCATTATGAACACCTTCAGTGTGGTGCCCTCCCCCAAGGTGTCAGACACTGTTGTGGAGCCCTACAATGCCACCCTGTCTGTGCACCAGCTAGTAGAGAACACAGACGAGACCTACTGCATTGACAACGAGGCGCTCTACGACATCTGCTTCCGCACGCTCAAACTCACCACGCCCACCTATGGTGATCTTAACCACCTCGTTTCCGCCACAATGAGTGGAGTCACAACCTGCCTGCGTTTCCCCGGCCAGCTCAACGCAGATCTCCGCAAGTTGGCTGTCAACATGGTACCCTTCCCCCGCCTGCACTTCTTCATGCCTGGTTTTGcccctctcaccagcagggggagccagCAATACCGTGCCCTGACAGTGCCTGAACTCACCCAGCAAATGTTTGACGCCAAGAATATGATGGCAGCCTGTGACCCCCGTCATGGGCGCTACCTCACTGTGGCAGCCATTTTCCGTGGCCGCATGTCCATGAAGGAAGTGGATGAGCAGATGCTGAATGTGCAGAACAAAAACAGCAGCTACTTTGTGGAATGGATCCCCAACAACGTAAAAACGGCTGTCTGCGACATTCCGCCCCGTGGCCTCAAGATGGCTGCTACCTTCATAGGTAACAGCACAGCCATCCAGGAGCTGTTCAAGCGCATTTCCGAGCAGTTCACCGCCATGTTCCGCCGCAAGGCCTTTTTGCATTGGTACACGGGCGAGGGTATGGATGAGATGGAGTtcacagaggcagagagcaaCATGAACGACCTTGTGTCTGAATACCAGCAGTACCAGGATGCCACCGCGGAGGAGGATGGTGAAtttgaagaggagggagacgagGAGCTGGCTTAA
- the rrad gene encoding GTP-binding protein RAD: protein MTLNKGDKLRNMDKRRGSMPFPMHLQNMHRRSMPVDDREMRASMTPVQTGELTNLMRCTSYSPGEPHRDSCVSDSSDSVISSGSDSEGQVYKVVLLGEHGVGKSSLARIFGGVEDGHDCDETGNTYDRSIEVDEEEASILLYDIWEQDNSQWLKEQCMKLGDAYIIVYSVTDKASFEKASELRIQLRRARQSENIPIILVGNKSDLVRSREVSVDEGSACAVVFDCKFIETSASLHHNVRDLFEGIVRQIRLRKDSKEENARRMASCKRRESIGKKAKRFLGRMVARKNKKMAFRQKSKSCHDLSVL, encoded by the exons ATGACTTTGAACAAAGGAGACAAGTTGCGCAACATGGACAAGCGTAGAGGCAGCATGCCGTTCCCTATGCATCTTCAGAACATGCATCGGAGGAGTATGCCCGTTGATGACCGCGAGATGCGCGCTTCGATGACCCCAGTGCAAACGGGTGAGCTGACCAACCTCATGCGCTGCACATCTTATTCCCCCGGGGAGCCCCACCGGGACAGCTGCGTGTCCGACTCGTCCGACTCCGTCATTTCGTCCGGCAGCGACTCCGAGGGTCAGGTGTACAAGGTGGTACTCTTGGGGGAGCACGGCGTTGGCAAGTCCAGTCTCGCCAGGATCTTCGGCGGAGTGGAGGATGGTCACGACTGCGACGAAACAG GGAACACGTATGACAGGTCCATcgaggtggatgaggaggaggcctCCATTCTTCTCTATGACATCtgggagcag gataACAGCCAATGGCTGAAAGAGCAGTGCATGAAGTTGGGCGACGCCTACATCATAGTGTACTCTGTGACAGACAAGGCCAGCTTTGAGAAGGCGTCTGAGCTCAGGATCCAGCTTCGCAGAGCTCGTCAGTCTGAGAACATTCCCATCATCCTAGTGGGCAACAAGAGTGACCTAGTGCGGTCCAGAGAGGTGTCTGTCGATG agGGCAGTGCCTGTGCCGTGGTGTTTGACTGTAAGTTCATCGAGACGTCGGCCTCGCTGCATCACAATGTGCGGGACTTGTTTGAGGGCATTGTGCGTCAGATCAGGCTGAGGAAGGACAGCAAGGAGGAGAACGCTCGGCGGATGGCCAGCTGCAAACGCAGGGAGAGCATCGGCAAAAAGGCTAAACGCTTCCTCGGACGCATGGTGGCCCGCAAAAACAAGAAGATGGCCTTCAGACAGAAGTCCAAATCCTGTCATGACCTGTCAGTCCTCTGA
- the cdh16 gene encoding cadherin-16 → MEERGVITALTLAFLQVLAPSSAANVKIGVPENYDGIFPWYLAKLPNLPAVYSDLQVSGDDESIFGVEAGFLYALKPLDREKQPSYSLQVSFTSSVHPESFNVEVCVIDKNDNVPSFIEGSMRGSVQLGLLKGIPFMQVGASDRDDRNTAHAELRFSLMDQTPRIPSPHMFFIDSVSGEVSLTEDGASTLDPEMCGRYKLSVIVKDMAGRAKAFSSSGLVTVEVTGNSWASPDPVRLQENLPGPYPIPISKVKWSGSLVEYSLEGEFPEMLFTISREGVIFLNAPLDRETQDQFQISIVVERPDGREIAKPVELRVMVGDANDNRPTFPQTQYHTVVKELAPRGTEILTVQAADNDDPKTDNVRIFYRLVGQVPESPRALFRVDRDSGVISVQADSMEGTAPQYTLTITAEDAKGLNSSCTVVVMVQDENNNPPVFSQHEYGPFHMSEDAPVGATVTAVSAWDADERGGDSWQVDYRLESGNEEDAFSLLTDTQTNEVSLILSKVLDFERESEYILVISAQNPVALVRGRYGPASTATVSIYVDDVNEGPILSQSHYEVNVREGEEPGRVIATIRGYDPDSHPIRYSLRGDTKRYFSIGKYSGELKTVQALDREENSTYTMEIIAEDGRNSSLSASTLVTVQILDVNDNSPVLVGDYSWKYLCTPRWEEQALVLASRDSDTPQHGGRLNFSLRSDATVRRNWKLTPINDTHTNLSLNTPYLSPEIYTVPFTISDSSSPPRSTFINLPVTVCPCNVRGNCKMATKQLQGMPTIQSTVGILLGTLGVIGTILTVVFVRLSYQNPKPPSTTNQERVPLRISL, encoded by the exons atggaggagagaggagttatCACAGCACTCACT TTGGCATTCCTCCAAGTGCTTGCACCAAGTTCAGCTGCCAACGTCAAGATAGGAGTTCCTGAGAACTACGACGGAATCTTCCCTTGGTACCTGGCCAAG CTGCCCAACCTGCCAGCGGTCTACAGCGATCTGCAGGTGTCGGGGGATGACGAGAGCATCTTTGGTGTGGAGGCTGGTTTCCTGTATGCTCTCAAACCCCTGGACAGAGAAAAGCAGCCATCCTACTCTCTACAG GTGTCTTTCACATCATCGGTGCACCCTGAGAGCTTTaacgtggaggtgtgtgtgatcgATAAGAACGACAACGTCCCCTCATTCATAGAGGGGAGCATGAGAGGCAGCGTGCAGCTCGGCCTTCTGAAAG ggatccCCTTCATGCAGGTTGGGGCGTCAGACCGTGACGACAGGAACACGGCCCACGCAGAGCTCAGGTTCAGCCTGATGGACCAGACCCCCAggatcccctcccctcacatgtTCTTCATTGACTCTGTCTCTGGAGAGGTCTCCCTCACCGAGGACG GAGCATCTACGCTGGACCCAGAGATGTGTGGCCGCTACAAGCTGTCCGTCATAGTGAAGGACATGGCGGGCCGGGCCaaggccttctcctcctctggccTGGTCACTGTCGAGGTGACAGGAAACAGCTGGGCATCGCCCGACCCCGTACGTCTGCAGGAGAACCTCCCCGGACCCTACCCCATCCCCATCTCCAAG gtgaagtGGAGTGGCAGTCTTGTAGAGTACAGCCTGGAGGGCGAGTTTCCAGAGATGCTGTTCACCATCAGCAGAGAGGGGGTGATCTTCCTCAACGCTCCTCTGGATAGAGAGACCCAGGACCAG ttCCAGATCAGTATTGTGGTGGAACGACCAGACGGCCGGGAGATAGCCAAACCAGTGGAGTTGCGGGTCATGGTGGGGGACGCCAACGACAACAGACCCACCTTTCCCCAGACCCAGTACCACACCGTGGTCAAGGAGCTGGCCCCGCGTG GGACGGAGATCCTGACGGTTCAGGCGGCTGATAACGACGACCCAAAGACGGACAATGTCAGGATCTTCTACCGCCTGGTGGGCCAGGTCCCTGAGAGCCCGCGCGCTCTCTTCAGGGTGGACCGGGACTCCGGGGTCATCTCTGTCCAGGCTGACAGCATGGAGGGCACCGCTCCCCAGTACACACTCACCATCACTGCTGAGGATGCCAAGG GTCTGAACAGTTCCTGTACGGTTGTCGTGATGGTGCAGGATGAGAACAACAACCCGCCTGTTTTCTCTCAGCATGag TACGGCCCCTTCCACATGTCGGAGGATGCTCCTGTGGGTGCCACGGTAACAGCGGTGTCGGCGTGGGATGCAGACGAACGTGGTGGGGACAGCTGGCAGGTGGACTACCGACTGGAGTCTGGTAACGAGGAGGacgccttctctctcctcacagacacacagaccaacgaggtctctctcatcctctccaag gtgctggaCTTTGAGCGGGAAAGTGAGTATATTCTGGTCATCAGTGCTCAGAACCCTGTTGCTCTGGTTCGCGGTCGCTATGGGCCCGCCTCCACGGCAACAGTCTCCATTTATGTGGATGACGTGAATGAGGGACCAATCCTGTCGCAGAGCCACTATGAGGTCAATGTCCGGGAGGGGGAAGAGCCAGGACGGGTTATCGCCACCATCAGAGGGTATGACCCTGACTCTCATCCCATCAG gtACTCCTTGAGAGGGGATACTAAGCGTTATTTCTCCATTGGAAAGTACTCTGGGGAGCTGAAGACCGTCCAGGCTCTGGACCGAGAGGAGAACAGCACCTACACCATGGAGATCATTGCTGAGGATGGAC GTAActcatccctctctgcctccaccttGGTCACGGTCCAGATCCTGGATGTAAATGACAACAGCCCGGTCCTGGTGGGCGATTACTCATGGAAGTACCTGTGCACGCCACGCTGGGAAGAGcaggccctggtcctggcatcAAGGGACAGTGACACGCCACAGCACGGAGGCCGACTCAACTTCTCACTCCGAAGCGATGCCACCGTCAGGCGCAACTGGAAGCTCACGCCCATCAACG acacacacaccaacctttCCTTAAACACTCCATACTTGTCTCCGGAGATCTACACTGTCCCCTTCACCATCTCAGACAGTAGCTCCCCCCCCAGGAGCACCTTTATCAACctgccag tGACAGTGTGTCCTTGCAATGTCAGAGGGAACTGCAAGATGGCCACCAAGCAGCTGCAGGGTATGCCCACTATCCAGTCCACTGTGGGCATCCTGCTGGGCACCCTGGGGGTCATAG GAACTATCTTGACTGTCGTTTTTGTGAGGCTGTCATACCAGAACCCCAAACCTCCCAGCACGACTAATCAGGAAAGGGTTCCCCTCAGGATCTCCCTGTAG